From the Odocoileus virginianus isolate 20LAN1187 ecotype Illinois chromosome 20, Ovbor_1.2, whole genome shotgun sequence genome, the window AAGGTATTGCTCCCAAACCTCCTCCCATCACCCTTCCTCTCAAGGCAGGTTCCATTGATTGCTTGTGCAATGTTCAGACCCTGCCCCAATTTTACCTTATTTAACTCTCAGAGCAGCCTGAAGGGGTAGGGGatttttatacccattttacaggtgaggaaattgaggcctgaGCATATTAAGCCATTTGCAAAACAGAGATTGTACAGTGGGTTAGAGCTATCTTCCTACTCGTggcacagatgagaaaatggaaccTCCGAGAGGTCAAGAGAGTCACCCTAGACTCACTAGGAAGTGGCAGAACTATGATTGGGCTTTCAGGCCCAAATGGTGAAAATTCTTTTAGTGCCTTCCCTTTCTTGGCCCCTTACTCCTGACTCTTTCCCTTCAGGCATACGGCATCGGGGGGCTCCGGAAACGCCAGGACACCGCTTCCCTGGAGGACCGAGACAAGCCGTATGTCTGTGATAGTGAGTCCTTCTGAAgaggggggaggagagagagagagagagtgggacCCAGAGACCTTGCCCAGCACtggcccccttccctcctgttctgGACCCTGGCAGAGGGGGGAGGTGTGATCCTGGAGGCCAGGGTGGAGGCGGCAGGGGCTGGAGGGCTGACCGGCCCTCCCTGCTCACTCTCCAGTCTGTGGGAAACGGTATAAGAACCGGCCAGGGCTCAGCTACCACTACACCCACACCCACCTggctgaggaggagggggaggagaacgCCGAACGCCACGCCCTGCCCTTCCACCGGAAAAACAACCATAAACGTGAGCAGGCGGGCAGGGCGTGGGGTGGTGAGGGGCCCTGGGAGTGGGGGCTAAggagcctgggagggagggggcacatTAGACATTTCTGGAAAATCTCCAGCTCAGcggtcccctccccccaccaaccaTGGGGATGCTGGCTCTGGGGTTGCCATGGCAACCAACCATCTCTCCCTCGCTCCCGGCCGGGCGTAATATTTCTGGGTCTGATTTATTGTTTCAATTAGAGCTTGGGGAGGGGGGTGATAGATGACTCCCCTCCCTCcttgcctcccttcctcccttctctgctAAGCTTCGGCCAAGGGGCAGGGGCCGTGGCCTGGGAACCCTTGGCATCCGCCCATGCCAATCCAGTGCCAACCTCGACAGCTGAGGGATAGGGGAAGGCTTGGGAAGAGGCTCTGCCAGTGGAGGAACCATCCTCCCACCCATTCCTCGGTGGGAGAGAGCagtctctccatcccacccctacTACACATCCAAGCACCTCTGTGTTCAGAATTTTCCTTCTGAGTGTCTGTTTCCATACCAGATCATGGCCACTGGCCTCTacctaatttttatttagttgGGGCTTAGTTGGGGGAGGCTGTCTGGCAGAAGTGCATATGGGCGGGGGAAGCAGGGGGCTTTTCCTAAAGCTGTACCTGCCAAGTTTTTACCTAATAAGGAGGCCCTGTCAGTTGTTCTCAGAGAGTTGGGGGGTCCTGATGAGAATTACCTGGGCTCCCTGCAACTCTCTTTAGCTGCTGAATGCAGCTTGGGGTAGTGGctccctctcctcacctcccccatGCCTGGACAAGGGGTTCACCCCTGGGGCTGAGGCCGTGGGCAGGGTGGAGCCTTGCCTGTGGTGAGAGCccctctctctgtcccccacccccagagttttACAAAGAATTGGCCTGGGTCCCTGAGTCACAGAGGAAACACACAGGTAGGGACGCCTCCCTCCGCCCCTACTTCTGCAGCAGCCTTGGACTGAGGCTCCCTTCCTGCCCCCGCCAACCCCTGCCTGCTGTCTTTCAGCCAAGAAGGCGCCTGACGGCACTGTCATCCCCAACGGCTACTGCGACTTCTGCCTGGGGGGCTCCAAGAAGACAGGGTGTCCTGAGGACCTCATCTCCTGTGCTGACTGTGGGCGATCAGGTGATGCACCCCCACCTGAGGCTTCTGGGGGCCGGGGTGGAGAGACTCCAGATCTGGAGGGtaggaagcagaggagagagaactGGGGGGAACACAGAGCATCCTGGTGGATAAACAGCTGACTCAACTGCTGAGGACTGTGGGAAACTCAGTGGGGTCAGGGAGGCTCTGGGAACAATGGGACGCAGTTGTCATGGCATCGTGGACACTGGCACGTGCCTGTCTGGCATGGGGAACAGTGAAAGATGGCTGCCAAAACACCATGGGGTGGTGGGCTGTGATAGCGATTGCCACTGCCTGGATGTTGTGGGCAACAGAGGGCGCTTGCCATGGAGTTGTGGTTAACAGAATGTGGTTTCCCAAGGTGGACTTGTGGGTAAGAGACTGTGGTTGCCTCAGCACAGTGGCTAATGAATTGTGGTTGTCATGGTATTACGGGTAGTGAAATACGGTTGTCATGGCGATTGGGTGTCGTGGTGGCCTGGGGTCATGGCTGTGGGTCTGCGCTGGGCTGGTGGGACGACCAGAGGGTTGACACGCTCCACAGTCACGTTGCTAACGGCATGGTTGCTGTGGCGTTGTGTGTAATGGGCTTGGGCTGCAGGGAACCAGGGTGTGGGGACCCCTCTGTGGAAGGCAGTTGCCGTGGCATCGTGGCTGGAAGACTGTGGTTGCCACGTTCTGCGGTTAAGGGAATCGGTTGGCCACTCTGCTGTGGCTAATGGAATGTGGCTGCCTCAGCACAGCGGTTAACAGAACGTGGCTGCCCCAGTGTTGTGGGTGGTAGAAAGTGGTTGCCACAGCACCGTGGGTAATGGAATGCGGTTGCCATGGTGTTCTGGGGAGCAGAGTGTGGTTGCCATGGTGGCTGGGTAGGAGACTGGTGGCCGGGGCGGCGCTGCCTGCGGAACGGGCACGGGGCACTGTGGGCTGGGCGGGGTCAGGCCTTGTGagccagggggtgggggctgagcccccaggggcttccccagggTCAGTAGCCACCAGGGGCATGACAACCCCTAACCACATCCCTGCCCCTCGGCCCCCAGGACACCCCTCGTGTTTACAGTTCACGGTGAACATGACGGCGGCCGTGCGCACCTACCGCTGGCAGTGCATCGAGTGCAAGTCCTGCAGCCTGTGTGGCACCTCGGAGAACGACGTGAGTACCCATCTGCGCCCTCCCCCGGGGACCTGCCCCCAGGCAGCCTCCACACCTGGCAGCACTCTCTTTGCCAGCTGGGCCTCACGCCTTTCCCTGGAGCGCCCTCCCTGTGAACACCAGTAACCtgtattattactgttgttaGTGGCCATTAATTGAACCCGGCACTTAACACTCTTCACTCTCTGAGTGCTCCCAACCGCCCTGAGGTAGGTGCTCTTCTTCCCACTTCACAGAGAAGACACCGCGCTCAGAGAGGAGAAGACACGTGCCCGAGGTCACCCAGCTAGGAACATGGTTCCGCTGGGACCTGAACCCATGACTTCCAGACCATCTCAGTGTCATTTTCAATGCCCCACAGATTCCTATAAAACCCAAACTACAAACCACAAACTGACGGTCCTTAAGGGCGTCTGGTGTGGCCCAGCAGGGTTTTGCAGAGATGACCTTCTCAGAGCCCTTTGTCTTGCAAGAGGaccacctcccccagcccctttgacctggcccctgcccccgccccccaccccggttTCTGGTGCCCGTACCCCCAGGGTGCCAGCTGGGCGGGTCTCACCCCCCAGGACCAGCTGCTGTTTTGTGACGACTGCGATCGGGGTTACCACATGTACTGCCTGAGTCCCCCCATGGCGGAGCCCCCGGAAGGTGAGAGGAGGAGGGTCTGacggggggtggaggtgggggcagccCTGCCCAGACCTGACCCAACTCCCTG encodes:
- the DPF1 gene encoding zinc finger protein neuro-d4 isoform X8, yielding MEKTHRGPGLAPGQIYTYPARCWRKKRRLNILEDPRLRPCEYKIDCEAPLKKEGGLPEGPVLEALLCAETGEKKIELKEEETIMDCQKQQLLEFPHDLEVEDPEDDMPRRKNRAKGKAYGIGGLRKRQDTASLEDRDKPYVCDICGKRYKNRPGLSYHYTHTHLAEEEGEENAERHALPFHRKNNHKQFYKELAWVPESQRKHTAKKAPDGTVIPNGYCDFCLGGSKKTGCPEDLISCADCGRSGHPSCLQFTVNMTAAVRTYRWQCIECKSCSLCGTSENDGASWAGLTPQDQLLFCDDCDRGYHMYCLSPPMAEPPEGSWSCHLCLRHLKEKASAYITLT